The Meles meles chromosome 12, mMelMel3.1 paternal haplotype, whole genome shotgun sequence genomic sequence tgtttgtttaaagattttatttatttatttgacagagagagagagcacaagctggggagtggcaggcagaaggagaaacgggctcccggctaagcaaggagccagatgcggggctcgatcgcaggaccctcagatcatgacctgagccaaatgcagacgctcaacgaactgagccacccaggcgccccagaccctAATCGTTTACTAATCCTGCAACTTACATAATATCTGCTCAGATCATTAAGGAAAACTAGCAgtgaaaatataatatatatgcatactgtttctgtatatgcatacatacatacccaTATATGTGTTTTGTGTAATAAATACTTTGGTGTGTATCTTCTAAGACATACTACACACTACACACAAAACTGAAGACAACATCTGAATCCAGTGAAAGGTACACAGGTGTTCATTGTGCTTTTCCTGCAACTCTTCCATAGGTTTGAAATGTTTTCTAACTAAACTTTAAGCAACTGTTGGAAAACAACCTACATGTCCACGAACAGTAGCCCAGTTAAGGAAAAACTAAGGCAAAACCACACCGGAATGTTGTGCAGCTGACGGAGAGAACAAGGCACAGTATAAAGAGACAGTAGTAACGGTGAGCACGTTCCTCCTATCAGACTGACCCGGATCAGGGTGTTTGAGCACTCCCAGACACCGGTGCTGATTGCAGGAGGCGTGGGCCTCCTTGGCCTCCGAGAAGTGTAATTTAACATTACATGTTATCTGAATTTCAGATGCTCCTTCCCTTTGATCCaatgcctccatttcctcaaaaAACTCTCCCTCAGGAGCCAGATGGTTTCAGTGTTACATGTGCTAAGAGTAAATGGTCGGAACATAAACATCTTTGGATGGGAGACTGGTTAAAGCAGAGAATCATAAACTTTTTTGTGCCACGGACCCTTTTGGCAGCCTGGGAAAGCCCATGCCGCCCTCCTCCAAACAATgtgttaaaatgtataaaatgaaagGCACAAAATTATAAGGAAACCAACCCAAGAAGACAGAACCCTcatcaaaatcttttaaaaacaaattcgtGATTACTATACCTGCCTCTTTATTAAATAGAGTGAGCTAGACGCAGGTCTGGTGAAATACTGAACAAAAACGAAACTTTGAGATGTGAACGACACCGTAATGGGACATGAAAATGTCTGTGATTTCCATCGGTGATCATCACAGGCATTGCTAGTATACTGTAATTTGTTGTCTATATTCACAAGTAGAGAAAGTGATACATTTCAGCTGGaagttaatgaaaattaaaatataattttttccatGCAAGGACATGGACCTCTTGGATTAGAATCAATGATTCCCTTGGGTATCCAAGAACTTCAGATTAAGAACCCTCAGCAGAACAACTGATAACACCATACAGTGGAAGTTTTCCTCATTAAAAGACAAGGAAGTTCTCTCTGTCCTGCTTTAATTCACCTTTCATGGTAAGTGAAGTGAAAATGCACAAAAGGCAGAAATGGGTATATGTTATATCACCCTTTGTGTAAAAAGTGGAAACATATTTTCATATCTGCTTTTGTTTCCAGGAAGTATCTCTGGAAGGATACACAAGAAActgatcatttaaattttttccagaGAGGGCAAGTGGGCAGCTGGGGGTGGAAAGAAGTAGGGAGGTCGATTTTTCAAGGCAAATGCTTTTGCACCTTTTGAATTtggaacttaaattttttaaaaatttttttaaagattttatttatttatttgtcagaaggagagagagagagacagcaagcacaggcagacagagtggcaggcagaggcagagggagaagcaggctccctgccaagcaaggaacccgatgtgagactagatcccaggacgctgggatcatgacctgagccgaaggcagccgcttaacaaactgagccacccaggcgtccctggaacttaaatttttttaaaaaaagaggggcacctgggtggctcagtcggttgggcgtctgccttcagctcagatcatgatcccggggtcctgggatggagccctgcattgggctccctgctcagcggggcgtctgctctctgccctctccccctgccccttccactgactcatgctgtctctctctccctctctctcaaataaataaattttaaaatctttaattttttttttttttaaaggaaggaaagggacgcctgagtggctcaagtcagttgggcatccaactcttgtttttggttcaggtcatgatctcagggtcatgagacagagccccggttgggctctgtggtcagcgtggagtctgcttgggattctctctcttcctctgcccctctgcccactcatgacccctctctctcaaaatagataaataaataaaatcttaaaaaagaaaggaaacaaaaatacctCACACCTATTCGAGAGGCTACTGTAAACAGACAAAACAGAATAGAACAAATGTTGGTAGGGAAGTAGGAAAGTTGGAATTCTTGGGTACTGCTGGTGGGGATATAAAATGgtacacttggggcacctgggtggctcagtgggttaagcctctgccttcggctcaggtcatgatctcagggtcctgggattgagccccgcatcgggctctctgttcagcagggaatctgcttccccatctctctctgcctgcctctctgcctacttgtgatctttcttcctgtcaaataaataaataaaatcttttaaaaaataaataaaatggtacacTTACTATGGAAAACCACATGGCAAAGCCTTAACAGATTCAAAATAGAATTATCCTAGGATCCAGCAAATCCACTTCTAACTATACACCCCAAAgcattgaaagcagggacttgaagAGATCTGTatacacccattttttttaaaagacttatttattttttgggagagagaaagagagcatgtgcttgcaagcagggggagggccagagggagagagagagaatcctcaaacagactctctactgagtagggagcccaactcaggcctGGACGCCAGaacccaggattgtgacctgagcccaagtcaagagttggacgctgaACGGACTTGAGCCACCTGGGAACCCCAGTATATAGCCATGTTCACGGCCGCATTACTCACACTAGCCAAAAGGCggaagcaacccaggtgtccatcgacaggtgaatggataaaccaagatccacacaatggaatactatccagccgctaaagggaaggaaattctgatacacaccacaatgtggatgaaccctgaagacattatgttaaatgaaataagccagtgacAGAAGggcaaataccatataattctaCTTATATGAAGCACCTGGAAGAGGCAAGTTCATAGAGATAGAACATGGACGGGGGAGGAGGAGTATGGAGTTGGTGTTTACTGGGGACAGGGTTTcggttttgcaagatgaaaagaattcGGGCAGGAATGGAGAGGGATGGTTGCACAACCAGGTGAATGTACTTAATGACACTTAagtgtgcacttaaaaatggttggggtggtaaattttatgtgtactTTACCgcaattaaaaataacttaaaatttaaaaaaaaaacaagaaaaccaataCGGGGTATTTTTATGAACTGCCTAGTGGTGCTAAACAAATTcattctctctgctcctttccccacccctGTTCTTAACACTGCGGTTTGGGAGGAAAATGCCATCTCACTGCAGGCTTATAAAGCCTGTCCGCTGTGCCCCACACAGGAAATCACCCAGGTCCAGAGAACGTGGTACATAGTCTGTGCTGCGGATCCCTCCATATGTACATGGTCCGTGCTGCGGATCCCTCCATATCCTTGTTCCTGGGCTTGGAGGTGGCAGGGATGAGCTCAGAACATGAGCTGAGCCATCCTGAGCAAGCCACTTAACTTCTCCTGAGTCTCAAAAGCCAGGCTATGAATCACAATACTCAACTATCTCTTATGATGGACAGTAAAGTAGAAATGTATACAAGCACAGTCGTCACGGGGACAAACGAACCTAGAATCACCACCAGGGAAGTGACCAGaaactttcactcttttttcCCTGCGAATGTCAGCAACCCTGTTGCTCTTGCCCTTTCTTGGCACGCTTCTCAGTTTTGTGATCTTGTACTGCAGTTCTGGAGGCGGGGTACCTTACTTCTCCCATTAGACAGGATCTCTGGGAGGGCAGAGTCCTGGTCTAATTTACCTCTGCGGCCCCAGGGTCCAGCACGGTGCAATCATTCATCAAATATCATTCCAACAAACAAGGCCAAATGTCTGTATGCCTTGTGCAGTGGTGAAGACCAGCAtctctgagttcaaatcctgcctgTACCTCTTACTTGCAGTAATCCTCTGGTAAATTACTTAACTGTCCTACGCCTCCGTTTCTTTAAAACGGGTACACTGATAGTAAGAGGACTAAATGAGATAGTCCacttagaacagttttttttttttttttaagtatggctGGAGAGCCATTAGTAATTCATATTGATTTAATCAATtgtaacaaaaatttaaaatagaataggcaagtaaaggggcgcctggggagctcagtcggttaaaagtctactttcagctcaggtcatgataccagggtcctgggatggagcctcaggtctggctccctgctcagcggggagcctgcttctccctctgcctgctgctccccctgcttgtgtgctcatgcacacacactctccctctaacaaacaaataagtaaaacctttaaaaaaaaaaaagaagaagaagaggcaagTGTGATTGTGCGTCATATTTAATAAGGGTGAGTTAAGATAAATTGTTTCTTAAAACTTGTTTCATCAATATTGGAAATTGATAGAACGGGTATTTTGTCAAATGGAGGCATAACATACATGCACTAATCTTGAGATTATAGcctggtgattaaaaaaaaaaaaaatctcttcacttccttgtgtttttttttaaattagttatttgccaaaaccaagagtcttgcatttaacggactgagtcacccaggcgcttcTTGCTGAGCTTTAACATAGGTACACACCCATGTAATCACACCCAGATAAACTCCCTATGAACCCCCCAAAACTGGGGCTACCATCAATCTGTCTTCTATAGATAGAGATAATGTTTCCTGTTCTTGAATTTCACATAAATATATAGTAGGCTCCCTTTTGTGCCTGGATCCTGTCCCTTAGTGTAAGGTCTGTGAGAGTCACACACACGCTTGTGTGCGTTAGCATTCTGGTCTTTTTTCActgctgtgtagtattccattgtgggatcacactattttaaaatccattcttcGGCTGCATTTGTTCTGGTTTGGCACAATTCTGAATAAAGGTGCTCAGAACATTCTAATGGCCGTCTTTTGGTGgtcctgctgaatcagaaactcctGGGGCCAGAGCCCAGATATCTGTGCTTTAACCAATACTCTTGGTGGTTTCAGGGCAGAGAGCCTCGGCGGTAGGTCAAGTCAAAAAGGCCCGAAGCCCCTGATTCAGAGCAAACTCAGAACAGGGCCCAGCACCTAGCAAGCGCTCGATATATGTAACTCTGAAGTGTTTCTCATCAGAGGACTGGATGCTCCCCTCCCACGCAGCCCAGGCTGCTCCCACAGGGCCCTGCCTGCCCGCACTCACCTCCCGGCCGGCGGCGGAGCCCTCTGTCCGCAGCCCCTCCACCTCCTTCCTGAGGTTGTCCCTCTCCATCCTCAGCTCCTCCACCGTCAGGTTACCCTCGTTCACCAGCGTCTCCAGCATCTCCAGGACGCGGACGATCTTGAACTGCAGCTGTGTCACCCGGGGGTCGCTGCCCAGGGCCATCAGCTCGCGGCCCATCACGTAAGAGATGTCATACACGTCCTCGGCGGTCAGCTGGAAGGGGCTCTTGCCCAAAGCCCCCTCGGGCCCAGCCTcgtccccttccccctcctcttcttcctcctcctctcgcAAAGGGGGCTCCTCCATGGCCACCCAGGCCCCCGCGGCCACAGGAGCTGCTTTCTCAGAAACCCCAAACTTCTAACTTCCTCCCCGCGCAGAAAACTTTCCGCCGGGCTGAGACCCTGCCTGCCCAGGCCTGGGGGATGGCCCAGGAGCGGCCAATCAGCGCAGCCGAGGGGTGGGCCCGGGGCAGAAAGGCCGAGCTCCCGGGCTTCCAGGCCCAGACGCGGGGTGCACCGGCCCCGCTGAGGACATTGCAGGGGGGCGGCCCCCAGGATGTGGTTTGGGACACGAGAAGACAACAGAAAGGGAGGACAGCCGAGAAGAGGAACGGAGAGATTAAGGGGTGACCGCGATTGTCCCCGGGTGGGAAGTGTTGCCAaccgggtgggggaggggcggccgcCTGAACCCCGCCCCTGGTGACAGCCGCTGCCGCCGCTGGGTTTCCATGGAGACGGGGGCGGAGTTTCCACCGCGAGTCTGGGAAAAGAGGGTAAAAAGCACACAACTTTTTCCTTTCTATGCTCGAGATTTTCAGCCATAGAATTTGCATTCTACGTGGAGGAAGATCCGGGTCTCTGTTTGGGGCTATTTTTAGAAGCCTGCGATAAAACAGGACAGCTGTTAGTGTCTGCGCCTGGGAGTCAAGAGACCTGGGTTGCACAGAACTCCCGGGCCCACGGTCGCCGGGATCTGCGGCATCTGACTTTCAATAAAATGGAGAGTCCCTGGGCTGTGCGCTCTGCGGATTCCCGGGCTCCGCCCCTGACTCGGCGTGGCTGCCTAGGCAGAATTAACCCACAATTTCCTGCTCAGTGAATAACAGCTCCACCGCAGTAATGTTGCTGCAGACCGTATTAAGATAAGGTCGTGAGACCACGCGTGTGACAAAAGTACTAAGGAAGTACTCAGAAGAATGTTAGCTGCCTCCAGCAAACATTCGACTTGTGCGGGGCATACGTGGCACGTGGGCTGGGTTGGAAGGagtaagaaacaagacaaaaatcacgctctgctttgaaaattagaaagcATTCTGCGGATAGGGTAATTAGTAAGACTATTGG encodes the following:
- the RILPL2 gene encoding RILP-like protein 2, whose amino-acid sequence is MEEPPLREEEEEEEGEGDEAGPEGALGKSPFQLTAEDVYDISYVMGRELMALGSDPRVTQLQFKIVRVLEMLETLVNEGNLTVEELRMERDNLRKEVEGLRTEGSAAGREVDLGPDKMVVDLTDPNRPRFTLQELRDVLQERNKLKSQLLVVQEELQCYKSGLIPPREGPGGRREKDALVARTNKASSNKEEKTIIRKLFSFRSGKQM